A genome region from Arthrobacter sp. SLBN-100 includes the following:
- a CDS encoding tetratricopeptide repeat protein yields the protein MQGDMAGTTDWPEAGFPGIRINPESLLPEIVNEDACREALAVSTDPADHIFVLLVEGHGAEAAELLAEARFKDPESFRLRAFEAEVLRVSNRLDRAVELFRQLLAEVQGTPREALVLQFLGKTQYTAGQTSAAVESFARALDLRVAESADAALIYSSTVALQRARDVLDLAC from the coding sequence ATGCAGGGCGACATGGCAGGCACCACAGACTGGCCGGAAGCCGGGTTCCCGGGGATCCGCATCAACCCCGAATCCCTGCTGCCGGAAATCGTCAACGAGGACGCCTGCCGGGAGGCTCTGGCGGTCTCCACTGATCCGGCTGACCACATCTTTGTCCTGCTGGTGGAAGGGCACGGCGCTGAAGCTGCCGAACTGCTGGCCGAAGCCCGCTTCAAGGATCCCGAATCCTTCAGGCTTCGGGCATTCGAAGCCGAAGTGCTGCGTGTGTCCAACCGCCTGGACCGGGCCGTGGAGTTGTTCCGGCAGCTGCTCGCCGAAGTGCAGGGGACACCGCGTGAGGCGCTGGTCCTGCAGTTCCTGGGCAAGACCCAATACACGGCCGGCCAGACGTCGGCAGCCGTTGAATCCTTCGCCCGCGCCCTGGATCTGCGGGTGGCCGAGTCGGCGGATGCCGCTTTGATTTACTCCTCCACGGTGGCGCTCCAGCGCGCCCGGGACGTGCTGGACCTGGCCTGCTGA
- the aroB gene encoding 3-dehydroquinate synthase, protein MSAESTVIKVTGESAANNYDVVVGRGLLGDLPGLLGERVRRVLVIHPRALRLTGDTVRDELAAAGFTSLTAEIPDAEEGKHIQVAAFCWQVLGQNDFTRSDAIVAVGGGAVTDLAGFVAATWLRGVKVIHMPTSLLGMVDASVGGKTGINTAEGKNLVGAFHPPAAVLADLDTLNTLPRNEIISGMAEVIKCGFIADPAILDLVEKDPEAVVDPQSEALRELIERAIAVKAKVVSEDLKESGLREILNYGHTLGHAIELVERYSWRHGAAVSVGMMFAAELARSVGRLNDADADRHRSILDGLGLPVTYRKDRWQGLLDGMRRDKKSRGDLLRFVVLDGVAKPGILDVPDTSLLFAAYQEIAS, encoded by the coding sequence GTGAGCGCCGAATCAACAGTCATCAAGGTCACCGGCGAATCCGCCGCCAACAACTACGATGTGGTGGTGGGGCGGGGGCTGCTCGGAGACCTTCCCGGCCTGCTCGGTGAGCGGGTCCGGCGGGTCCTGGTCATCCATCCCCGCGCCCTCCGGCTCACCGGCGACACCGTCCGTGATGAGCTTGCGGCGGCAGGTTTTACCTCTCTGACAGCGGAGATTCCCGACGCCGAAGAAGGCAAGCACATCCAGGTGGCCGCCTTCTGCTGGCAGGTCCTGGGGCAGAACGACTTTACGCGCTCCGACGCGATTGTGGCCGTCGGGGGAGGCGCCGTCACGGACCTTGCCGGGTTCGTTGCCGCCACTTGGCTCCGCGGCGTCAAGGTCATCCACATGCCTACCAGCCTGCTTGGCATGGTGGATGCCTCCGTGGGCGGGAAAACCGGCATCAACACTGCCGAAGGCAAGAACCTGGTGGGCGCATTCCACCCGCCGGCCGCCGTCCTGGCAGACCTGGATACCCTGAACACCTTGCCCAGGAACGAGATCATCTCGGGAATGGCGGAAGTCATCAAGTGCGGCTTCATCGCCGATCCCGCCATCCTCGACCTTGTGGAGAAGGACCCCGAGGCTGTGGTGGACCCGCAGTCGGAAGCCCTCCGCGAGCTCATCGAGCGGGCCATCGCCGTGAAGGCGAAGGTGGTCTCCGAGGACCTGAAGGAGTCCGGCCTGCGCGAGATCCTGAACTACGGCCACACGCTGGGGCACGCCATCGAACTGGTGGAGCGCTACTCCTGGCGCCACGGGGCCGCTGTCTCCGTGGGCATGATGTTCGCCGCCGAGCTCGCCCGCAGCGTGGGGCGGCTCAATGATGCCGACGCCGACCGGCACCGCAGCATCCTGGACGGACTGGGGCTTCCGGTCACCTACCGGAAGGACCGTTGGCAGGGCCTGCTCGACGGCATGCGGCGGGACAAGAAGTCCCGCGGCGACCTGTTGCGCTTCGTGGTCCTCGACGGAGTGGCCAAGCCGGGGATCCTTGATGTCCCGGATACGTCGCTGCTCTTCGCCGCCTACCAGGAAATTGCTTCCTGA
- a CDS encoding shikimate kinase, which translates to MPHRNKTLSVGRPVVLIGPMAVGKSAIGHQLAQQLGAPFVDTDAVIVAAHGSIADIFAGRGEHAFREIEARTVADVVEAAEGTTTVISLGGGAVLDSGTQQLLARCTVVYLECDADTVAGRIARNSGRPLLAGDAMGRWTAMFATRKPVYERLADITLDVRHGSVSELGRRLEAALRDYAAAKQEVEK; encoded by the coding sequence GTGCCCCACCGCAACAAAACCCTGTCCGTGGGCCGGCCGGTGGTTCTCATCGGGCCCATGGCAGTCGGCAAGTCCGCCATCGGACACCAGCTTGCCCAGCAGCTTGGTGCCCCGTTCGTGGACACCGACGCCGTCATCGTGGCCGCCCACGGATCCATCGCAGACATCTTCGCCGGCCGTGGCGAGCATGCCTTCCGCGAGATTGAGGCGCGGACAGTCGCCGACGTCGTCGAAGCAGCAGAAGGCACCACCACGGTCATCTCCCTCGGCGGCGGGGCGGTGCTCGACTCCGGCACGCAGCAGCTGCTTGCCCGATGCACCGTGGTTTACCTCGAGTGCGACGCTGACACCGTTGCCGGGCGCATCGCCCGCAACTCCGGGCGGCCGCTGCTCGCGGGGGACGCAATGGGCCGCTGGACAGCCATGTTCGCCACCCGCAAGCCGGTTTACGAGCGGCTGGCAGATATCACCCTGGACGTGCGCCACGGCTCGGTTTCCGAGCTGGGGCGCCGACTGGAAGCAGCACTGCGGGACTACGCAGCTGCCAAACAGGAAGTTGAAAAGTGA
- the aroC gene encoding chorismate synthase, whose protein sequence is MLRWLTAGESHGPALMGIIEGVPAGVEITSGDIADSLARRRLGYGRGARMKFEQDVVTILGGVRHGITQGGPVAIQVGNTEWPKWEQIMASDPVDPEVLADQARNAPLTRPRPGHADFTGMQKYGFDEARPVLERASARETATRVALGTVAARFLKHLGIELVSHTVSIATVTVPEGRPLPVPADVLALDADPLRCFDRETSDAMVAEVDAAHKEGETLGGVVEVLAYGLPPGLGSYVHWDRRLDGRLAAALMGIQAIKGVEVGDGFLTAARRGSAAHDEIVKDSDGRIIRTSNRAGGIEGGMSIGDVLRVRAAMKPIATVPRALKTIDISTGEAAKAHHQRSDVCAVPAAGVVAEAMVALVLAEAVSEKFGGDSVAETARNIKGYLDNIPASLDSIGQ, encoded by the coding sequence ATGTTGCGTTGGTTGACTGCCGGTGAATCCCATGGTCCGGCTCTGATGGGAATTATTGAAGGCGTCCCCGCCGGTGTGGAAATCACCAGCGGGGATATCGCCGATTCACTGGCCCGCCGGCGCCTGGGCTACGGACGCGGGGCGCGCATGAAGTTCGAACAGGACGTCGTGACCATCCTGGGCGGCGTGCGGCACGGCATCACCCAGGGCGGTCCCGTGGCCATCCAGGTGGGCAACACCGAATGGCCCAAGTGGGAGCAGATCATGGCTTCCGATCCCGTTGACCCTGAAGTGCTCGCCGACCAGGCGCGCAACGCGCCCCTGACGCGCCCCCGCCCCGGCCATGCCGACTTCACCGGGATGCAGAAATACGGCTTCGATGAGGCCCGCCCCGTCCTCGAACGCGCCAGCGCCCGCGAAACCGCCACGCGCGTGGCCCTGGGCACTGTTGCTGCCCGGTTCCTGAAGCACCTCGGGATCGAACTCGTCAGCCACACCGTGTCCATCGCCACTGTCACGGTTCCGGAGGGCCGCCCGCTGCCGGTGCCCGCCGATGTGCTGGCCCTGGACGCCGACCCGCTGCGCTGCTTCGACCGGGAAACCTCCGACGCCATGGTGGCCGAGGTGGACGCCGCCCACAAGGAAGGCGAAACCCTGGGCGGCGTTGTTGAAGTCCTCGCCTACGGACTCCCGCCGGGACTGGGCAGCTATGTCCACTGGGACCGTCGGCTTGATGGCAGGCTCGCCGCAGCCCTGATGGGGATCCAGGCGATCAAGGGCGTGGAAGTCGGTGACGGATTCCTCACCGCCGCGCGCCGCGGTTCCGCCGCCCACGACGAGATCGTCAAGGACTCCGACGGCCGGATCATCCGCACCAGCAACCGGGCCGGCGGCATTGAGGGCGGCATGAGCATCGGTGATGTGCTCCGCGTCCGCGCGGCCATGAAGCCGATCGCCACGGTGCCCCGGGCCCTGAAGACCATCGACATCAGCACCGGCGAAGCGGCCAAGGCACACCACCAGCGCTCCGACGTTTGTGCCGTACCGGCGGCCGGCGTTGTGGCTGAAGCCATGGTGGCACTGGTCCTGGCCGAAGCCGTCAGCGAAAAGTTCGGCGGCGACTCCGTGGCGGAAACCGCACGCAACATCAAGGGTTACCTGGACAACATTCCGGCGTCCCTGGACTCGATCGGCCAGTAA
- a CDS encoding shikimate dehydrogenase, whose protein sequence is MSLRAAVLGHPISHSKSPALHHAAYSRLGIGISYTAIDVTEELLPSLMRQVRDQPGWRGLSVTMPLKAAMVGEVDEVRGVARTLGVVNTVSFEQHGSGFRTIGSNTDVAGIVNAVRHAGARTPSAPVVLGGGGTAAAAVAALKELGAASARLFMRDPSRAADVRNAADSLGFALDVQPMTEAVAPTAAADVVISTLPPRAADGLAAEIAALKTSTPGVLLDVAYDPWPSLIGSVWHAGGGAVVPGLEMLLYQAVEQVRLFSRLEEEVNASVIDVMCDAVGLPRRAL, encoded by the coding sequence ATGAGCCTCCGGGCAGCCGTCCTGGGCCACCCGATCAGCCACTCCAAATCGCCGGCGCTGCACCACGCGGCGTACAGCAGGCTGGGCATCGGCATCAGCTACACGGCCATCGACGTCACCGAGGAACTGTTGCCCTCGTTGATGCGCCAGGTCCGGGACCAGCCGGGCTGGCGCGGCCTGTCCGTCACCATGCCCTTGAAGGCGGCCATGGTGGGCGAAGTGGATGAGGTCCGCGGCGTGGCCCGGACCCTGGGCGTTGTTAACACTGTGTCCTTTGAGCAGCACGGAAGCGGGTTCCGGACGATCGGCTCCAATACAGACGTAGCCGGAATCGTGAACGCGGTCCGGCACGCAGGCGCCCGCACACCGTCAGCGCCGGTTGTCCTCGGCGGGGGCGGAACGGCGGCGGCCGCCGTGGCGGCCCTGAAGGAACTGGGCGCCGCTTCGGCCCGCCTCTTCATGCGCGATCCATCACGGGCCGCCGATGTCCGTAACGCTGCGGACAGCCTCGGCTTCGCCCTGGACGTGCAGCCCATGACGGAGGCCGTGGCACCCACTGCTGCTGCCGACGTCGTCATTTCCACCCTGCCGCCGCGCGCCGCGGACGGGCTGGCCGCCGAAATCGCCGCCCTGAAGACCTCCACGCCCGGTGTTTTACTGGATGTGGCGTACGATCCCTGGCCCAGCCTGATCGGGTCCGTCTGGCACGCGGGCGGCGGCGCCGTAGTGCCCGGGCTTGAAATGTTGCTGTACCAGGCCGTGGAACAGGTGCGCCTGTTCAGCCGGCTCGAAGAGGAAGTTAACGCATCCGTCATAGATGTGATGTGTGACGCAGTCGGCCTTCCCCGACGGGCGTTGTGA
- the mltG gene encoding endolytic transglycosylase MltG has product MSPANIDDASGPLDAGEARPLTRKEIRAREKTSNTGLQGAVPEQAYETGHDVPPVPAGPPAAAATPAPQVPEAQPVPAAPEAPPSIQAVHQDERQPEANSPARPAEAYVQHGTAHPSDAPATRIPEAIPHEDARGVYEPALAGHRHAGDMHYDGDVHYAEGHTYHDGVHHDESVHHDGHYGQGHYEDAHYDDGHHDDGHHGFLPGAAAATVVAKPSKKVRRRRRLLALFLSLAVFVTAVAVGAQFLKPLLGNDKPSDFPGPGTGEVVVTVENGEGTRAVASTLESQRVVANADTFLQAFTASGGTLAPGDYTFKTEMKNSDAVNVLLGKDKTKVIYFALSAGLRIGESLQAISEGSGVSIQDLKALSDQPALFGLPANAKNLEGFLAPGEHRYPLGTSAKDILQSLVKTTVDELVSQGITDPAKQYEAVTVASIVQAEGGQADYGDVAGAIYNRLKPNDQTGGFLQVDSAVTYGLGTRSFNFTDEQRQDASNPYNTYANPGLPPGPIGSPGKTAIDAAAKPKANDFLYWVTINLDTKETKFSRTLAEHNGYVEQYNAWCTANVGRCT; this is encoded by the coding sequence GTGAGCCCTGCCAACATTGACGACGCTTCCGGCCCCTTGGACGCCGGGGAAGCGAGGCCGCTGACCCGCAAGGAAATCCGGGCGCGTGAGAAGACCTCAAACACCGGACTCCAGGGCGCCGTGCCCGAGCAGGCGTACGAAACAGGACACGACGTGCCGCCCGTGCCTGCCGGACCACCGGCCGCGGCAGCGACTCCTGCTCCTCAAGTCCCCGAAGCGCAGCCCGTTCCGGCCGCTCCGGAAGCACCGCCGTCCATCCAGGCTGTCCACCAGGATGAGCGGCAGCCCGAGGCGAATTCCCCTGCCCGGCCCGCTGAGGCCTACGTGCAGCACGGCACCGCCCACCCGTCGGATGCGCCCGCTACCCGGATTCCTGAGGCGATCCCGCACGAGGACGCCCGCGGCGTTTATGAGCCAGCCCTGGCCGGGCACCGGCACGCAGGGGACATGCACTACGACGGCGACGTCCACTATGCAGAGGGGCACACCTACCACGACGGCGTGCACCATGACGAGTCCGTTCATCATGACGGGCACTATGGCCAGGGGCACTACGAGGATGCGCACTATGACGACGGCCACCACGACGACGGGCACCACGGGTTCCTGCCCGGCGCTGCGGCCGCAACAGTAGTGGCCAAGCCGTCCAAAAAGGTCCGCCGCCGCCGCCGGCTGCTGGCGCTGTTCCTGAGTCTTGCCGTTTTTGTCACCGCAGTCGCCGTCGGCGCGCAGTTCCTGAAGCCGCTGCTGGGCAATGACAAGCCCAGCGATTTCCCGGGCCCGGGAACGGGTGAGGTCGTTGTGACCGTCGAGAACGGCGAAGGCACGCGTGCCGTGGCCAGCACCCTGGAAAGCCAACGCGTGGTCGCAAACGCTGATACCTTCCTGCAGGCGTTCACCGCATCCGGGGGGACTCTGGCCCCGGGCGATTACACCTTCAAGACGGAGATGAAGAACAGCGACGCCGTGAACGTGCTGCTGGGCAAGGACAAAACGAAGGTTATCTACTTTGCCCTCAGTGCCGGGCTGCGCATTGGCGAATCCCTGCAGGCCATCTCGGAAGGATCCGGAGTCTCCATCCAGGATCTGAAGGCCCTGAGCGACCAGCCGGCCCTTTTCGGCTTGCCCGCCAACGCCAAGAACCTGGAAGGCTTCCTGGCGCCCGGGGAGCACCGCTACCCGCTCGGCACCTCCGCGAAGGACATCCTTCAGTCGCTGGTGAAAACCACCGTCGACGAGCTTGTCTCGCAGGGCATCACCGATCCGGCCAAGCAGTATGAAGCCGTTACCGTCGCCAGCATCGTCCAGGCAGAGGGCGGCCAGGCAGATTACGGCGACGTGGCCGGTGCCATCTACAACCGGCTCAAGCCCAATGACCAGACCGGCGGGTTCCTGCAGGTGGACTCGGCCGTGACCTACGGCCTGGGCACCAGGAGCTTCAACTTCACGGACGAACAGCGCCAGGACGCGTCGAACCCGTACAACACCTATGCGAATCCGGGCCTGCCCCCCGGCCCCATCGGTTCCCCGGGCAAGACAGCCATCGATGCTGCCGCCAAGCCGAAAGCCAACGATTTCCTGTACTGGGTGACAATCAACCTGGACACCAAGGAGACGAAGTTCTCCCGCACCCTGGCGGAGCACAACGGTTACGTTGAGCAGTACAACGCCTGGTGCACGGCAAACGTCGGCCGCTGCACATGA
- the ruvX gene encoding Holliday junction resolvase RuvX, translated as MTNPTVAGGSPQGVKLGIDVGTVRVGVAVCDRDSILATPYKTLDRNPKKNSDIRVIANLVQELGAVQVIVGLPRTMKGEEHASARMATEYAGLLAAELAARAVAVPVNLVDERLSSVTAHRNLHEAGMSSRNHRKVVDQVAAAGILQHALDMQKARGTDVGRRVTTPSPSVDPGVNEADESVRVAPEVTDRSSDNGRQQ; from the coding sequence ATGACCAATCCAACAGTTGCCGGCGGCAGCCCCCAGGGCGTCAAACTGGGGATCGACGTCGGCACCGTCCGGGTAGGGGTGGCCGTCTGCGACCGTGACTCGATCCTGGCCACGCCGTACAAGACGCTGGACCGGAACCCGAAGAAAAACTCGGATATCCGGGTCATCGCCAACCTGGTGCAGGAACTTGGTGCAGTGCAGGTCATCGTTGGCCTGCCCCGAACCATGAAGGGTGAAGAGCACGCCTCTGCGAGGATGGCCACGGAGTACGCCGGGTTGTTGGCAGCAGAGCTGGCAGCGCGGGCTGTGGCCGTCCCGGTGAACCTGGTGGATGAGCGCCTGAGCAGCGTAACGGCGCACCGGAACCTCCATGAAGCTGGCATGAGCAGCAGGAACCACCGTAAAGTAGTTGATCAGGTCGCGGCGGCAGGCATCCTCCAGCACGCCCTCGACATGCAAAAAGCCAGGGGAACGGATGTCGGCCGGCGCGTAACCACGCCCTCCCCTTCCGTGGATCCGGGGGTCAACGAGGCGGATGAGTCTGTCCGCGTCGCCCCGGAGGTCACGGACCGATCTTCAGATAATGGAAGGCAACAGTGA
- the alaS gene encoding alanine--tRNA ligase, with translation MKSQEITKRWVDFFVSKGHTAVPSASLVSSDPSLLFTVAGMVPFIPYLTAREEPPYSRATSVQKCIRTGDIEEVGKTARHGTFFQMCGNFSFGDYFKEDAIKFAWELLTKSVDDGGYGLAPERLWVTVYEEDDEAKELWLKNTGVPAGRIQKMGKSDNYWHTGQPGPAGPCSEIYYDRGPAYGIEGGPLADETRYIEIWNLVFMQYQIENVRSKEDFDVVGELPKRNIDTGLGMERLAMILQGVENMYETDQVRPVIDKAAALSGKEYTSAETADDPHHTDDVRMRVVADHIRSALMLISDGVTPSNEGRGYVLRRLIRRAVRSMRLLGVEQACLPDLLPASRDAMKGVYPVVETDFARISRIAYAEEKAFLRTIASGTARLEDAVRESKAANKPLSGADAFTLHDTYGFPIDLTLEMAEEAGLKVDEPAFRSLMQEQRQRAQADAKGKKGGHADVTAFQELLGQGETVFTGYTELDGESRVRGILTGGRPVQQASTGDEIELVLAETPFYAEAGGQAADTGLITGNGFVVEVLDVQRPLKGLSVHKAIVREGEIGADSLVRAAVDRERRHAAEQAHTGTHIVHAALHQILGPEATQRGSFNKAGYLRFDFAWGEGLSTATRSEIEEVSNLAIRNNYSVETKVMGLAEAKALGAMALFGENYGSEVRVVEIDGAWSRELCGGTHVAKTSLIGSLSLLGEQSVGSGNRRVEAFVGMDAFRHLAAERALVTELTEMLKVPSGQLADRIAATLAKLKATEKELDRLRKEQLAASAAQLVNSAEDAAGVSVIAHDAGQVSGADDLRGLALDLRNRLGSAAATVAVAGVANGRPMILVATNEAARDAGVKAGALVRLAAGILGGGGGGKDDVAQGGGTDAAKVAPALAAVVDAIARR, from the coding sequence ATGAAGTCGCAGGAGATCACAAAGCGCTGGGTGGACTTTTTTGTCAGCAAGGGCCACACAGCGGTTCCCTCCGCATCGCTGGTCTCCAGCGACCCCTCGCTGCTGTTCACGGTTGCCGGCATGGTTCCGTTCATTCCTTACCTCACCGCACGTGAAGAACCGCCCTACTCCCGCGCCACCAGCGTGCAGAAGTGCATCCGCACCGGTGACATCGAGGAAGTGGGCAAGACCGCACGGCACGGCACGTTCTTCCAGATGTGCGGAAACTTCTCCTTTGGCGACTACTTCAAGGAAGACGCCATCAAGTTCGCCTGGGAACTGCTGACCAAGAGCGTGGACGACGGCGGGTACGGCCTTGCGCCTGAGCGGCTGTGGGTGACGGTCTATGAAGAGGACGACGAAGCCAAGGAACTCTGGCTGAAGAACACCGGCGTTCCGGCCGGGCGCATCCAGAAAATGGGCAAGTCGGACAACTACTGGCACACCGGCCAGCCCGGGCCTGCCGGTCCCTGCTCCGAGATCTACTACGACCGCGGCCCCGCCTATGGCATCGAGGGCGGCCCGCTGGCGGACGAGACCCGGTACATCGAAATCTGGAACCTGGTGTTTATGCAGTACCAGATCGAGAATGTCCGTTCGAAGGAAGACTTCGATGTGGTGGGCGAGCTGCCCAAGCGCAACATCGATACCGGCCTGGGCATGGAGCGCCTGGCCATGATCCTGCAGGGCGTCGAGAACATGTACGAGACGGACCAGGTCCGTCCCGTCATTGACAAGGCGGCCGCGCTCTCCGGCAAGGAATACACGTCCGCCGAGACTGCCGATGATCCCCACCACACCGACGACGTGCGCATGCGCGTGGTGGCCGACCACATCCGCTCTGCCCTGATGCTGATTTCCGACGGCGTCACGCCCTCCAACGAGGGCCGCGGCTACGTCCTGCGCCGGCTCATCCGCCGTGCCGTGCGTTCCATGCGCCTCCTCGGCGTGGAGCAGGCCTGCCTGCCTGACCTGCTGCCCGCCTCCCGGGATGCCATGAAGGGCGTCTACCCCGTGGTGGAGACCGACTTCGCCCGGATCAGCCGGATTGCCTACGCCGAAGAGAAGGCGTTCCTGCGCACCATCGCCTCCGGCACCGCACGCCTTGAGGACGCCGTCAGGGAATCCAAGGCCGCCAACAAGCCATTGTCCGGCGCCGATGCTTTCACCCTGCACGACACCTACGGGTTCCCGATCGACCTCACGCTGGAAATGGCTGAGGAAGCCGGGCTCAAGGTGGATGAGCCTGCCTTCCGCAGCCTCATGCAGGAGCAGCGCCAGCGCGCCCAGGCCGACGCCAAGGGCAAGAAGGGCGGCCACGCCGACGTCACTGCGTTCCAGGAGCTGCTCGGCCAGGGCGAGACGGTCTTCACCGGGTACACGGAGCTCGACGGCGAATCGCGCGTCCGCGGCATCCTCACCGGAGGGCGGCCGGTACAGCAGGCCTCCACGGGTGACGAGATCGAGCTGGTACTCGCCGAAACCCCGTTCTACGCCGAAGCCGGTGGCCAAGCGGCCGATACCGGGCTCATCACGGGTAACGGTTTCGTCGTCGAGGTCCTCGATGTCCAGCGCCCGCTGAAGGGCCTGAGCGTGCACAAGGCGATTGTCCGGGAAGGCGAGATCGGCGCCGACTCACTGGTCCGGGCCGCCGTCGACCGGGAACGCCGCCATGCCGCAGAACAGGCGCACACCGGCACCCACATCGTGCACGCGGCGCTGCACCAGATCCTCGGGCCGGAAGCCACCCAGCGCGGGTCCTTCAACAAGGCCGGCTACCTGCGCTTCGACTTTGCCTGGGGCGAAGGGCTGAGCACAGCCACCCGTTCCGAAATCGAAGAAGTCTCCAACCTCGCCATCCGCAACAACTACTCCGTGGAAACGAAGGTGATGGGACTTGCCGAGGCGAAGGCCCTGGGTGCCATGGCCCTCTTCGGCGAGAACTACGGCAGCGAAGTGCGTGTCGTGGAGATCGACGGCGCGTGGTCCCGTGAGCTTTGCGGCGGTACGCACGTAGCCAAAACTTCACTGATCGGCAGCCTTTCGCTCCTAGGCGAACAGTCCGTTGGCTCCGGAAACCGCCGCGTGGAGGCTTTCGTTGGCATGGACGCTTTCCGCCACCTTGCGGCCGAGCGTGCCCTCGTGACGGAACTGACGGAGATGCTCAAGGTTCCGTCCGGCCAGCTGGCCGACAGGATCGCTGCCACCCTGGCCAAGCTCAAGGCCACGGAGAAGGAGCTGGATCGCCTCCGCAAGGAACAGCTGGCAGCTTCGGCGGCCCAGCTGGTCAACAGCGCCGAGGATGCTGCGGGCGTCAGTGTCATCGCGCACGACGCCGGTCAGGTCAGCGGCGCCGACGACCTCCGCGGCCTCGCGCTTGACCTCCGGAACCGCCTGGGCTCGGCTGCGGCCACCGTCGCTGTGGCCGGTGTTGCCAACGGCCGCCCGATGATCCTGGTAGCCACGAACGAGGCCGCGCGGGACGCCGGGGTCAAGGCAGGTGCCCTGGTCCGGCTCGCCGCAGGCATCCTCGGCGGCGGTGGCGGCGGCAAGGACGACGTCGCGCAGGGTGGCGGAACCGACGCAGCAAAGGTAGCCCCTGCCCTGGCCGCCGTTGTGGACGCCATCGCGCGGCGATAA
- a CDS encoding DUF948 domain-containing protein, whose amino-acid sequence MSGGDIAGLIAAGVFALLVLLLAVPILKLGKVLDEVRTSIRSLSDGATPLMDEVTATVSTTNQQLKKVDGISSNVSDASANLSALSSLVAATVGSPLIKVAAFSYGVRTALADRKKPAAGRRSR is encoded by the coding sequence ATGTCTGGTGGCGATATTGCCGGCCTGATCGCTGCCGGAGTGTTTGCGCTCCTGGTGCTGCTGCTTGCCGTGCCCATCCTGAAGCTGGGCAAGGTCCTGGACGAGGTTCGCACGTCCATCAGGTCCCTGAGTGACGGCGCCACGCCGCTGATGGACGAGGTCACGGCCACCGTGTCCACAACCAACCAGCAGCTGAAAAAGGTGGACGGCATCTCCTCCAACGTCTCCGACGCGTCGGCGAACCTGTCGGCACTGTCCTCGCTGGTTGCCGCCACCGTCGGCTCGCCGCTCATCAAAGTTGCAGCCTTCAGCTACGGCGTCCGCACCGCGCTGGCCGACCGCAAGAAACCCGCTGCCGGCCGCCGCAGCCGCTGA
- the rpsD gene encoding 30S ribosomal protein S4, whose protein sequence is MANNTRARRQARLSRSLGIALTPKAAKYMERRPYGPGEHGRARKKQDSDYAVRLREKQRLRAQYGIREAQMTRAFEEARRTKGLTGENLIELLEMRLDALVLRAGFARTIAQARQLVVHRHILVDGIRVDRPSFRVGEGQLVHVHSRSETMVPLQVAAAGAHRDVLPAVPAYLDVKLEALQARLVRRPKRSEVPVTCEEQLVVEFYAR, encoded by the coding sequence GTGGCTAACAACACTCGTGCTCGCCGTCAGGCCCGCCTCTCGCGGTCCCTCGGCATCGCTCTGACCCCCAAGGCCGCCAAGTACATGGAGCGCCGCCCGTACGGCCCCGGTGAGCATGGCCGTGCCCGCAAGAAGCAGGACTCCGACTACGCCGTACGTCTGCGCGAAAAGCAGCGCCTGCGCGCACAGTACGGCATCCGCGAAGCACAGATGACCCGTGCCTTCGAAGAGGCCCGCCGCACCAAGGGCCTGACCGGTGAAAACCTCATCGAACTGCTCGAAATGCGTCTTGACGCCCTGGTCCTGCGTGCCGGCTTCGCCCGCACCATCGCCCAGGCCCGCCAGCTGGTTGTGCACCGCCACATCCTGGTTGACGGCATCCGCGTTGACCGCCCGTCGTTCCGCGTCGGGGAGGGCCAGCTGGTCCACGTCCACAGCCGCAGCGAAACCATGGTTCCGCTCCAGGTTGCAGCAGCCGGCGCCCACCGCGATGTCCTGCCCGCCGTTCCGGCATACCTGGATGTCAAGCTGGAAGCCCTCCAGGCACGCCTGGTCCGCCGTCCCAAGCGCTCCGAGGTCCCGGTGACCTGTGAAGAGCAGCTGGTCGTCGAATTCTACGCACGCTAA